In a single window of the Papaver somniferum cultivar HN1 chromosome 8, ASM357369v1, whole genome shotgun sequence genome:
- the LOC113306357 gene encoding uncharacterized protein LOC113306357 has protein sequence MGTMIKHVLNVVHIYHMGTFKIPDNLLKQLTSIERKFFWGYNSNRGHNPTAWLNVCRPTEMGGLDFRDLEKLNLALLTKLSWRICSEPDSLMDQILGSKYFNTGDLNQNISAKNCSYNWNETSKGLHIVQQNYFMEITNGRKPKIWKDRWIPGMSHPHTPKNELFRFYEYVEELMLQDTAQWNVSLFSDLFDADISLKFKSLYIYSIKEDHMIWMLAKDGQFSVKNTYKMLTYNDSEVQVNGVTVNKKVWKAL, from the coding sequence ATGGGAACTATGATCAAGCATGTTCTTAATGTTGTTCATATTTACCATATGGGAACTTTTAAGATTCCAGACAATCTTCTTAAGCAACTGACAAGCATTGAGAGGAAATTCTTCTGGGGGTATAACAGCAACAGAGGACATAATCCAACAGCTTGGTTAAATGTATGCAGGCCTACTGAAATGGGTGGACTTGACTTTAGAGACTTGGAGAAACTTAATTTGGCCCTGCTCACAAAGTTGTCCTGGAGAATATGTAGTGAACCTGACAGTTTAATGGATCAAATTCTTGGCAGTAAGTATTTCAATACTGGTGATTTAAATCAAAACATTTCAGCAAAAAACTGCTCATACAACTGGAATGAAACTTCAAAAGGTCTACATATTGTTCAGCAAAATTATTTCATGGAAATTACCAATGGCAGGAAACCAAAGATCTGGAAAGATAGATGGATTCCTGGTATGTCTCATCCTCATACTCCAAAAaatgagctttttagattttatgAATATGTTGAAGAATTGATGCTTCAGGATACTGCACAATGGAATGTTAGTCTGTTTTCTGACTTATTTGATGCTGATATCTCCCTTAAATTTAAATCTCTTTATATATACAGCATTAAAGAAGATCACATGATATGGATGCTAGCAAAAGATGGTCAATTTTCTGTTAAAAATACATACAAGATGCTGACATACAATGATAGTGAAGTCCAAGTTAATGGGGTCACAGTAAACAAGAAGGTCTGGAAAGCTTTATGA